One region of Aminobacterium colombiense DSM 12261 genomic DNA includes:
- a CDS encoding NAD(P)-dependent malic enzyme: MTVERQKALELHRRARGKIKMYPTVNIRNEEDLAETYVQGSAYAAAEIQEDRDRSYEYTGRNNRLAVITDGTSVLGMGNIGPHAALPVIEGKCLLFKKFGDISAIPICIEALSAEEIIETAKHLAPTFGAIDIEDVSSPNISNVVKALQSIEIPVFSDDQQGSSAVVLAALTNALAVVDKKISDIKVVIHGAGAAGIAVTDMLLYVGVKNIVLLNSKGILGPQNPSMNSIQRSMSERVNPEGLKGNLDDAIEGADVYVGLSSRGKFSCDQIKRMNSSSIVFPLSVPYPEITEEEARSAGARIVAMGLTSCKNPMPNLHIYPGLVRGLLDVRATGLNKNVLMAAAKAVSGVVDKRRMNENHIMPDLFSDETAPCVAEAVAQSAISEGLARRSVPPKKIYDDTWQRLFGGYSLRA, translated from the coding sequence GTGACTGTGGAACGGCAGAAAGCATTAGAATTGCACCGAAGAGCACGGGGTAAAATAAAAATGTACCCCACAGTAAACATCAGAAATGAAGAAGATCTTGCCGAAACCTACGTTCAGGGAAGCGCTTACGCTGCTGCAGAAATACAGGAAGATCGTGACAGATCCTATGAATACACAGGGAGAAACAATCGCCTGGCGGTGATTACAGACGGAACATCTGTTTTGGGAATGGGCAATATCGGCCCACACGCCGCGCTGCCTGTTATTGAGGGGAAGTGTCTTCTTTTCAAAAAATTCGGAGATATAAGTGCTATCCCTATTTGTATTGAAGCTCTGAGCGCTGAGGAAATAATCGAAACGGCAAAACATCTGGCCCCTACCTTCGGGGCTATTGATATAGAAGACGTATCAAGCCCAAATATATCAAACGTTGTAAAAGCGCTGCAGTCTATTGAAATACCTGTCTTTTCTGACGATCAGCAAGGGTCTTCCGCTGTGGTTTTAGCTGCTCTGACAAATGCTTTAGCTGTAGTGGACAAGAAAATAAGCGATATAAAAGTTGTCATACACGGGGCTGGCGCCGCTGGTATTGCTGTAACTGACATGCTTCTCTATGTTGGGGTCAAAAACATTGTCTTGCTGAACAGCAAGGGTATTCTCGGTCCGCAAAATCCTTCTATGAACTCTATTCAGCGGAGTATGTCAGAACGGGTCAATCCTGAGGGATTAAAGGGAAACCTTGATGATGCAATTGAAGGCGCGGATGTGTATGTTGGCCTTTCCTCCAGGGGAAAGTTTTCCTGCGACCAGATCAAAAGGATGAATTCTTCATCCATAGTATTTCCTCTTTCGGTGCCTTACCCTGAAATAACTGAAGAGGAAGCCCGATCAGCAGGGGCACGGATAGTAGCCATGGGTCTTACCTCATGCAAAAATCCAATGCCAAACCTTCACATTTATCCGGGGCTGGTACGGGGACTTCTCGACGTTCGAGCCACAGGTCTCAATAAGAATGTGCTCATGGCTGCCGCGAAGGCTGTTTCAGGAGTGGTTGATAAACGGCGAATGAACGAGAACCACATTATGCCCGACCTTTTCTCAGATGAAACGGCCCCATGTGTAGCGGAAGCTGTGGCGCAATCTGCCATTTCTGAGGGGCTCGCCAGACGTTCGGTGCCACCCAAGAAGATTTACGATGATACGTGGCAAAGGCTTTTTGGAGGATATTCCCTTCGCGCATAG
- a CDS encoding NAD(P)-dependent alcohol dehydrogenase has protein sequence MLGIGKTGWIEKEKPVAGPFDAIVRPLAVSPCTSDIHTVFEGAIGDRKDMILGHEAVGVVEEVGTEVKDFKPGDRVIVPAITPDWRSIAVQRGFPQHSNGLLAGWKFSNFKDGVFAEFFHVNDADMNLALLPYGISPKAAVMITDMVTTGFHGVELAEIQFGMSVVVIGIGPVGLMAVAGAALAGAGRIFAVGSRPKCVEVAQAYGATDIINYRNGEIVDQIIELTHGEGVDRVIVAAPGIDMIKKGVKMAKPGSVISNVNYFGEGEDLLIPRIEWGCGMAHKTIRGGLCPGGRVRMENLANLVQYGRLDPSLLLTHEFNSFDKMEEALLLMKDKPKDLIKPVVVLE, from the coding sequence ATGTTAGGTATTGGAAAGACAGGTTGGATTGAAAAAGAAAAACCTGTTGCAGGTCCTTTTGATGCCATAGTTCGTCCCCTTGCGGTATCTCCTTGTACGTCTGATATCCACACTGTTTTTGAAGGGGCTATCGGAGACAGAAAAGATATGATCCTCGGTCACGAAGCAGTTGGGGTAGTGGAAGAAGTTGGGACAGAAGTTAAGGATTTCAAACCGGGAGACAGAGTTATTGTTCCTGCTATTACTCCCGATTGGCGTTCCATAGCTGTACAGCGCGGTTTCCCTCAACATTCAAATGGTCTTCTTGCGGGATGGAAATTTTCTAATTTTAAGGACGGCGTTTTCGCAGAGTTTTTCCATGTTAATGACGCCGATATGAACCTTGCGTTGTTGCCATATGGGATTTCGCCCAAAGCTGCTGTAATGATAACAGACATGGTTACAACTGGATTTCACGGAGTAGAGTTGGCTGAGATCCAATTTGGCATGAGTGTTGTTGTTATTGGAATTGGCCCGGTAGGACTTATGGCTGTGGCTGGGGCGGCTCTTGCTGGCGCAGGTCGTATATTTGCCGTGGGAAGCAGGCCCAAGTGTGTCGAAGTTGCCCAGGCCTATGGCGCTACGGATATCATCAACTATCGGAATGGAGAAATTGTAGATCAGATTATAGAACTGACCCATGGAGAGGGAGTAGACAGAGTAATTGTTGCCGCTCCTGGTATTGACATGATTAAAAAGGGAGTAAAAATGGCTAAACCCGGTTCTGTCATCTCTAACGTCAACTATTTTGGCGAAGGCGAAGATCTTCTCATTCCTCGCATTGAGTGGGGATGCGGCATGGCGCATAAAACCATCCGCGGCGGGCTATGCCCAGGAGGAAGAGTTCGTATGGAAAACTTAGCAAACCTTGTTCAATATGGACGCCTGGATCCTTCTTTGTTGCTTACCCATGAATTTAATAGTTTTGATAAAATGGAAGAAGCGTTGCTACTGATGAAAGACAAACCAAAAGACTTAATTAAACCTGTAGTTGTGTTAGAGTAA
- a CDS encoding methyltransferase family protein has product MTRDALRALIFKLRGGLWTALYLLILLLASPEKSRLVSSLLLVALGQLIRFWASGCIVKYRGEKVGAEQLVTWGPYAFVRNPLYVGNGLIGLGWALLAGPLVVALFLTSFFLIYGVWIVPYEESFLEKKFGEAYSAYCQSTGRFIPSFWPGDRLHGPYDWSIVWRSERHSLWITLAGTALLLSRFKW; this is encoded by the coding sequence ATGACGCGTGATGCCCTTCGTGCCCTCATCTTCAAGTTGCGAGGAGGTTTATGGACGGCACTTTACCTCCTCATATTACTTTTGGCTAGCCCAGAGAAGAGTAGATTGGTCTCGTCACTGCTTCTTGTTGCGTTAGGTCAACTTATACGTTTTTGGGCTTCGGGCTGTATTGTGAAATACAGGGGAGAAAAAGTAGGGGCAGAACAACTTGTGACCTGGGGCCCTTACGCCTTTGTAAGAAACCCTCTCTATGTGGGAAATGGCCTCATTGGCCTTGGATGGGCTCTATTAGCAGGGCCGTTAGTTGTAGCTCTTTTCCTAACCTCATTCTTTCTTATCTATGGGGTATGGATAGTTCCCTACGAAGAATCTTTCCTCGAAAAAAAATTTGGAGAAGCCTACTCCGCGTATTGTCAATCTACAGGCCGTTTTATTCCTTCTTTTTGGCCAGGGGATCGTCTTCATGGACCCTATGACTGGTCCATCGTCTGGAGAAGTGAAAGACACTCTTTATGGATTACCCTTGCGGGGACGGCCCTTCTTCTTTCCCGCTTTAAGTGGTAA
- a CDS encoding lysylphosphatidylglycerol synthase transmembrane domain-containing protein: protein MSLRKGLLIFLTLTFGVSALVLVSSVDQGTVRMLLSARKSVLLLVFALVICAWCCDAMRFCAIAKAASEHISFRLGLVLTWLHYFGCAVTPMQSGGGPFQVFVLYKRDMPIGKGVAITLTRTLLTLLLLGIVVPLAILLEPELLGTGLFIKSIFTYVAVFVGVSWILVVLSLTRPKLMKKWGQILTLWLKRFGIVKRLKVLAVIRRINLEIDNYSENFRLFFSSGFPHFIWAVFLSALHLLCLFSVLPCLIWAVGLPVHYLQAFMAQAVFMFVLYFVPTPGASGVAEGGGAALFGLLVPWHIAGVMAILWRFFTEYLAIGMGAAVAIHFLGWGVSEQIFIEERGKFENDA from the coding sequence GTGTCATTACGAAAAGGACTATTGATATTTTTAACATTGACATTTGGAGTCAGCGCCTTGGTTCTTGTATCTAGCGTGGATCAAGGTACTGTCAGAATGCTGTTATCAGCACGGAAGTCTGTTTTGCTTCTCGTCTTTGCTCTTGTGATATGCGCCTGGTGTTGTGATGCCATGCGTTTTTGTGCTATTGCCAAAGCAGCTTCAGAACATATAAGTTTTCGTCTTGGGCTGGTTTTGACCTGGCTCCATTACTTTGGCTGTGCGGTAACGCCCATGCAAAGCGGCGGGGGGCCCTTTCAGGTATTTGTGCTCTATAAAAGGGATATGCCTATAGGAAAGGGAGTGGCAATTACCCTCACCCGCACCCTTCTTACTCTTCTTCTGCTAGGCATAGTGGTGCCTCTAGCCATCCTTTTGGAACCTGAACTTTTGGGCACGGGTCTCTTTATAAAAAGCATCTTCACCTACGTGGCCGTTTTTGTAGGGGTTTCATGGATACTGGTCGTTCTTAGCCTTACGAGGCCAAAGCTTATGAAAAAATGGGGGCAAATACTGACCCTCTGGCTCAAACGTTTTGGTATAGTGAAACGTCTCAAGGTTCTTGCCGTTATCAGACGGATTAATCTTGAGATAGATAATTACAGTGAAAATTTCCGCCTCTTTTTTTCGTCTGGGTTCCCACATTTCATTTGGGCGGTCTTTCTCTCCGCTCTTCATCTTCTTTGTCTCTTCTCCGTCTTGCCCTGCCTGATCTGGGCTGTAGGGCTTCCTGTTCACTATTTGCAGGCCTTCATGGCCCAAGCAGTGTTCATGTTTGTACTCTACTTCGTTCCAACTCCAGGGGCGAGCGGAGTAGCAGAAGGCGGCGGCGCTGCTCTATTTGGACTACTTGTCCCTTGGCATATAGCAGGGGTAATGGCCATTCTCTGGCGTTTTTTTACGGAGTATCTGGCAATTGGCATGGGAGCGGCTGTGGCTATTCATTTTTTAGGATGGGGAGTAAGCGAACAGATCTTTATAGAAGAAAGAGGAAAGTTTGAAAATGACGCGTGA
- a CDS encoding D-glycero-alpha-D-manno-heptose-1,7-bisphosphate 7-phosphatase, producing MVEKMVPAVFIDRDGTLIEHVPYLDDLKRIKLIPKAALALKKMKELGYLLVVVTNQSGVARGYFEEDFVQKSHRFIQRELEKEGASIDAFYYCPHHPEATIGRYRRQCRCRKPFPDMVLNAVEDFSIDLKRSWIIGDNEPDFLLAENTGCPFILVRTGYGAEFEQERRCSSVKVVNGLYEAACYIERVHGIE from the coding sequence ATGGTAGAAAAGATGGTACCGGCTGTCTTTATTGACAGAGACGGAACATTGATAGAGCATGTTCCTTATCTAGACGATCTGAAAAGGATAAAGCTTATCCCTAAAGCTGCTTTAGCTCTTAAAAAAATGAAAGAATTAGGATATCTGCTCGTTGTGGTAACCAACCAGAGCGGTGTAGCAAGAGGTTATTTCGAAGAGGACTTTGTGCAAAAAAGTCACCGGTTTATACAGCGTGAATTAGAGAAAGAAGGAGCTTCTATCGATGCTTTTTATTATTGCCCGCACCATCCGGAAGCAACGATAGGTCGTTACAGGCGGCAGTGTAGATGCCGAAAGCCTTTCCCTGACATGGTGCTTAATGCGGTTGAAGATTTCTCCATAGACTTGAAAAGAAGCTGGATCATAGGGGATAATGAGCCAGATTTTCTTTTAGCCGAGAACACCGGATGTCCCTTTATACTTGTGCGAACAGGTTATGGCGCTGAATTCGAGCAAGAGAGAAGGTGTTCGTCTGTAAAAGTTGTAAATGGGCTCTACGAAGCGGCATGTTATATTGAAAGAGTCCATGGGATTGAATGA
- a CDS encoding GDP-mannose 4,6-dehydratase, with product MVTRVFITGIGGFIGCHLSEFLAKKGCEVWGSYFRPTNDMSVPASYAKGLFNIDVRQRSHLEDALQKVRPHVVYHLAAQSYPMVSYKEPEYTVESNVMGTLNLFEAMLHLDLRGTRVLLASSTAAYGFIDPSEAPVTESQPFRPAHVYGMSKAAQDLLGSTYFNAHGLDIIRLRIGNCVGLRRTGEVVSDFTRRRAQIDLGIIGPEFHVGNLHTKRAFLDVRDAVEGFWALQEKGKGGEAYNISGADAVSMQQLLDVVLSGCSKSVQVVRDLSLVRSVDELIYWNDLSKIERHTGWKPHRALRETVEDMIEWWKTELSKAPEGGNKV from the coding sequence ATGGTGACAAGGGTTTTTATTACAGGTATTGGCGGGTTTATTGGCTGCCATCTCTCTGAATTTCTTGCAAAAAAAGGTTGTGAGGTATGGGGTTCTTACTTTCGCCCTACTAACGATATGAGCGTTCCAGCATCTTATGCGAAGGGACTCTTCAATATTGATGTCAGACAGCGCTCCCACCTTGAGGACGCTCTTCAGAAAGTGCGTCCCCATGTCGTATACCACCTTGCGGCTCAAAGTTATCCAATGGTTTCCTATAAAGAACCTGAATATACCGTTGAGTCGAATGTAATGGGCACGTTGAACCTCTTTGAAGCCATGCTTCATCTCGACCTTCGAGGAACACGGGTACTTCTGGCTTCTTCAACGGCTGCATACGGGTTTATAGACCCTTCAGAGGCTCCTGTCACAGAGAGCCAGCCCTTCCGCCCGGCTCATGTCTACGGTATGTCGAAAGCAGCCCAGGACTTGCTGGGGTCTACGTATTTTAATGCCCATGGCCTGGATATTATCCGATTGAGAATTGGAAATTGTGTTGGGCTTCGCCGCACTGGAGAGGTTGTTTCGGATTTTACCCGAAGGCGCGCGCAGATCGACCTTGGTATTATTGGCCCGGAATTTCATGTGGGCAATCTTCATACGAAGCGTGCTTTCCTCGACGTTCGCGATGCAGTAGAGGGGTTTTGGGCCCTTCAGGAAAAAGGGAAAGGCGGCGAAGCTTATAATATCTCCGGTGCAGATGCTGTATCTATGCAGCAACTTCTTGATGTCGTCCTTTCAGGATGTTCGAAATCGGTGCAAGTTGTGCGGGACTTATCTCTAGTCAGATCTGTAGACGAACTTATCTATTGGAATGACCTTTCAAAAATAGAGAGACACACAGGCTGGAAACCTCATCGGGCTTTGAGAGAAACCGTAGAGGACATGATCGAATGGTGGAAAACAGAACTCTCAAAAGCACCAGAAGGGGGGAATAAAGTTTGA
- a CDS encoding nucleotidyltransferase family protein, whose translation MGDELAVILAGGLGTRLRRVVSDCPKSLAPIDGKPFLHWLFLFLRQKGIGQCVLLLGYKSEQIIEYCQNGEKWGLSIEYSLEPKPLDKGGALRYALPLIQKERFLFLNGDTLLDVNIEQMFYQSRKLDSDVLIALRKWPSIERTDPVEVDKQNRVLRFGNPSIKAGCDGHWLVNGGMYIVKRSILEPLPEGRLSWEKNVLPSLLNDGKDVYAFEAKGYFIDIGVPEDYEKSQMEIPQFINSLSS comes from the coding sequence ATGGGTGATGAACTTGCTGTTATCCTTGCGGGTGGGCTGGGGACGCGTCTCAGACGTGTCGTATCAGATTGTCCCAAATCCCTTGCCCCAATAGACGGCAAACCTTTCTTGCATTGGCTCTTCCTCTTCCTTCGACAAAAAGGGATAGGTCAATGTGTCTTGCTTCTTGGATATAAATCAGAGCAAATCATTGAGTACTGCCAGAATGGCGAGAAATGGGGGCTCTCTATAGAGTATAGCCTTGAGCCAAAGCCACTTGATAAAGGAGGGGCCTTGCGGTACGCCCTTCCTCTCATTCAAAAAGAGCGTTTTTTATTCCTTAATGGGGATACATTGCTTGACGTAAACATAGAACAAATGTTCTACCAGAGTCGAAAACTTGACTCTGATGTACTCATTGCGTTGCGTAAATGGCCTTCCATAGAAAGAACCGATCCAGTAGAGGTAGACAAACAGAATCGGGTGTTGCGTTTTGGAAACCCTTCCATAAAGGCAGGGTGTGATGGCCATTGGCTTGTAAATGGCGGCATGTATATTGTAAAGCGCTCCATATTGGAACCTCTCCCGGAAGGGCGGCTTTCCTGGGAAAAAAACGTATTGCCCTCATTGCTTAACGACGGGAAGGATGTATATGCTTTTGAAGCGAAGGGATACTTTATCGATATTGGCGTTCCTGAAGATTATGAAAAAAGTCAGATGGAGATTCCTCAGTTCATAAATTCCCTTAGCTCATAA
- a CDS encoding D-sedoheptulose-7-phosphate isomerase, whose protein sequence is MIEKVQKQLQESINVKIAALSLAEKVASASQLIIQALSHGGTAFFLGNGGSAADAQHLAAELVGRFEKNRKALRAVALTTNPSTITALANDYGYENIFLRQLQALAAPGDIVIGISTGGASPNVVKALTWAKEKGIETIAMTGENGGDLARIASLLLTAPSSHTPRIQELHITWGHIICGLIEEALCSNG, encoded by the coding sequence ATGATCGAAAAAGTGCAGAAGCAACTTCAGGAATCGATTAACGTCAAAATTGCGGCTTTATCTTTAGCAGAAAAAGTGGCATCAGCTTCCCAATTGATAATACAAGCGCTATCTCACGGAGGAACCGCTTTCTTTTTGGGGAATGGCGGTTCAGCGGCAGATGCGCAGCATTTAGCAGCAGAACTTGTTGGTCGCTTTGAAAAAAACAGAAAAGCGTTGCGAGCCGTGGCATTAACAACAAACCCCAGCACTATCACAGCCCTTGCTAACGATTACGGATATGAAAATATCTTTCTCAGACAGCTGCAAGCACTGGCCGCGCCAGGAGACATCGTTATTGGAATTTCTACAGGCGGCGCAAGTCCCAATGTAGTCAAAGCTCTGACGTGGGCGAAAGAGAAGGGTATTGAGACAATAGCCATGACTGGTGAAAATGGCGGAGATTTAGCAAGGATCGCTTCTCTTCTTCTTACAGCCCCATCGTCTCACACCCCCCGAATTCAGGAGCTTCACATTACGTGGGGACATATAATCTGCGGTTTAATAGAGGAGGCCCTTTGTTCCAATGGGTGA
- a CDS encoding response regulator, translating into MDSIRLVIADDHRLFRDGVKKLLEYESDIEVIGEAGDGEEALKVVREKKPDILLFDINMPKKDGIQLVRELNSLSHGIKFVAVSAKDDEDSLSALSSVGVLGFVLKASGRVELLSAIRSANRNQPYVDPQVAGKLLTSFSRRKEENDQLYELTPREKEILYWLAQGLSNSEVASKMVLSEKTVKNHVSHVLKKLDLRDRTQAAILAWRIGFAQLQPESLHQIVNGGAFIER; encoded by the coding sequence ATGGATTCTATACGCCTTGTAATAGCGGATGATCATAGACTCTTTAGGGATGGGGTAAAGAAATTATTAGAGTACGAGTCCGATATTGAGGTCATAGGCGAAGCTGGCGATGGAGAAGAAGCTCTTAAGGTTGTACGAGAAAAAAAACCGGATATCCTTCTTTTTGATATAAATATGCCCAAAAAAGATGGAATACAATTAGTCAGAGAACTGAATAGCTTATCTCATGGCATTAAATTTGTTGCCGTTAGTGCTAAAGACGATGAAGACAGTCTTTCAGCCCTTTCTTCTGTAGGAGTTTTAGGCTTTGTCCTCAAGGCATCCGGAAGGGTAGAACTATTATCAGCCATTCGATCTGCCAATCGAAACCAGCCTTATGTAGATCCCCAGGTAGCAGGAAAGCTTCTAACGTCATTTTCAAGACGTAAGGAGGAAAATGACCAGCTCTATGAACTGACCCCCAGAGAAAAAGAGATTCTTTACTGGCTAGCTCAGGGCCTAAGCAATTCTGAAGTGGCAAGTAAAATGGTTCTCTCAGAAAAAACTGTAAAAAACCATGTGAGCCACGTCCTGAAAAAACTTGATTTGCGCGATAGGACCCAAGCCGCTATATTGGCGTGGCGCATAGGCTTTGCCCAGCTTCAGCCTGAATCTTTGCACCAAATAGTAAATGGGGGTGCCTTTATAGAAAGGTAA
- a CDS encoding tRNA 2-thiocytidine biosynthesis TtcA family protein: MIDNIQEKRVLQLQPMLRKRFGKALGDFSMIEEGDRILVGLSGGKDSLFLLAALAAFRKKSPRRFELGACTVDITGGEMATRPLSEFCRSLNLEHYVTIYPISKIIKKREEKSPCSFCANIRRGIISSEAVERGYNVLALGHNLDDVAETVLMNLFQTGRFKSFKPKFWQSRTGLWVIRPLIYIGEKDIMKEAQRLHLPVTEDKCPFSLHTQRSRTRMLIENLARENPSIKKNIIHALSSVRLSDVWKIEQESQTNNGG, from the coding sequence ATGATAGACAACATACAAGAGAAACGGGTTCTTCAACTTCAGCCTATGCTGCGCAAACGATTTGGGAAAGCCCTCGGCGATTTTTCCATGATCGAAGAGGGGGATAGAATACTTGTTGGGCTTTCTGGAGGCAAGGATAGCCTGTTTCTCCTCGCTGCCCTGGCCGCCTTTCGAAAAAAGTCTCCCCGCCGCTTCGAATTAGGGGCATGCACTGTGGATATTACAGGCGGAGAGATGGCAACCCGTCCCCTTTCTGAATTCTGCCGCAGCCTTAACCTAGAACATTACGTGACCATTTATCCTATTTCAAAGATAATAAAAAAAAGAGAGGAGAAATCACCTTGCAGCTTCTGTGCCAACATACGGCGGGGCATTATAAGTTCAGAAGCGGTGGAACGTGGGTATAATGTTCTCGCATTGGGGCATAACCTTGATGACGTAGCCGAAACAGTGCTCATGAACCTTTTTCAGACTGGCCGGTTTAAAAGCTTCAAGCCCAAGTTCTGGCAGAGCCGAACCGGCCTGTGGGTTATCAGGCCCCTTATATATATTGGAGAAAAAGACATTATGAAGGAGGCCCAGCGGCTACATTTGCCGGTGACAGAAGATAAATGTCCCTTTTCCCTTCATACTCAGCGAAGCAGAACCCGTATGCTTATAGAAAACCTTGCGAGAGAGAATCCAAGTATTAAAAAGAACATTATCCACGCTCTTTCGTCAGTGCGACTTTCAGATGTCTGGAAGATAGAACAGGAGAGTCAGACTAATAACGGGGGATAA
- a CDS encoding SufB/SufD family protein, translated as MPKISKEFQEILTIAASVPGYNYFNHRKGAYALIGANKVVDYHEVEGVHIEAYETEDGVRAVIEVEEGTRLTDPVHLCFGDVRKEGRQIIDSHITVGRGAHVEFLAHCVFPHAEKFLHAMKGVVEVGEGADVTYKELHFHGPKSQMEVRPVTEVKVEKGGRYANDFSLVEGRVGSLDIKIDIDAVGEGSRVELTSKVYGKDDDTVKIQDVVKLSGRNSSALIKTRTVLKDRSVGSFLGMIDGAAPGAKGHVDCTEVVQGEAVADASPVVKASHPEAEVTHEAAIGRIADDKIAGLMAKGLSSDQAIDMIVSGLLK; from the coding sequence GTGCCAAAAATCAGTAAAGAATTTCAAGAAATATTAACCATAGCGGCCAGTGTCCCTGGGTACAATTATTTCAACCATCGAAAGGGAGCCTATGCTCTCATCGGCGCAAACAAGGTTGTTGATTATCATGAGGTAGAGGGTGTTCATATCGAAGCCTATGAAACAGAGGACGGGGTAAGGGCTGTTATAGAAGTAGAGGAAGGGACTCGCTTAACAGATCCTGTACATCTTTGCTTCGGCGATGTCCGAAAAGAAGGGCGTCAAATTATAGATAGCCACATCACTGTCGGCCGTGGAGCACATGTTGAATTTTTAGCCCATTGTGTCTTTCCCCATGCGGAAAAGTTTCTTCATGCCATGAAGGGTGTGGTAGAAGTAGGTGAGGGAGCTGACGTAACCTACAAAGAACTTCATTTTCACGGCCCCAAGAGCCAGATGGAGGTTCGTCCTGTCACAGAAGTGAAGGTCGAAAAAGGCGGACGGTATGCAAACGATTTCTCACTTGTCGAAGGAAGGGTAGGCTCTCTCGATATTAAAATCGATATAGATGCCGTGGGAGAAGGAAGCCGAGTAGAATTGACGTCGAAGGTTTACGGCAAGGATGATGACACCGTAAAGATTCAGGATGTGGTAAAGCTTTCTGGACGGAATAGTTCAGCCCTTATAAAAACCAGGACGGTATTGAAGGATCGAAGTGTTGGAAGTTTTCTCGGGATGATAGATGGTGCGGCCCCTGGAGCCAAAGGCCACGTGGATTGCACAGAAGTAGTTCAGGGAGAAGCTGTGGCCGACGCCTCACCAGTGGTAAAGGCATCCCACCCTGAAGCGGAAGTAACCCACGAAGCGGCCATTGGACGTATCGCAGATGATAAAATAGCTGGTCTTATGGCGAAGGGCCTTTCTTCAGACCAGGCCATCGACATGATTGTCTCAGGACTTTTAAAATAA
- a CDS encoding ABC transporter ATP-binding protein — MDTSLLKVDSITVRRDNATILKDISLRVESGEVTGVLGRNGAGKSSLAYALMGLPDYIPVKGSISFLGEDITSWSITDRAKAGLTLAWQMPARYEGISIRDYLRIGPQNSSERNLEEAMDFVQMSPLFLDRAIDKSLSGGERKRIELASIYLMKPRLAILDEPDSGVDLLALREVLGLLRLLADQGSGVMVITHREDVAAGCDRSYLMCDGRIILEGSAAAVKRYFMSQCRPCEGCEGEQISRKGVLNEVMGRAKNQ, encoded by the coding sequence GTGGATACATCTCTCCTCAAAGTTGATTCCATAACGGTGCGTAGAGATAACGCAACCATACTTAAAGATATAAGCTTGCGTGTGGAGTCAGGGGAAGTAACGGGCGTCCTTGGCCGAAATGGGGCCGGAAAATCAAGTCTTGCCTATGCTCTAATGGGGTTGCCAGACTATATTCCTGTGAAGGGCTCTATATCTTTTCTCGGAGAGGACATTACGAGCTGGTCTATAACTGATCGTGCCAAGGCTGGGCTGACATTGGCGTGGCAGATGCCGGCACGGTACGAGGGTATTTCCATACGGGATTATTTGCGTATAGGGCCTCAAAACAGCTCTGAACGGAACCTTGAAGAGGCCATGGATTTTGTACAGATGAGCCCTCTCTTTCTCGATAGAGCCATAGACAAAAGTTTATCAGGCGGGGAGCGCAAAAGAATAGAGTTGGCCTCCATTTACCTTATGAAACCGCGCCTTGCCATTCTTGATGAACCGGATTCGGGAGTAGACCTTCTTGCCTTGAGAGAAGTCTTGGGGCTTTTACGTCTTCTTGCCGACCAAGGGAGCGGCGTTATGGTCATAACCCACCGTGAAGACGTAGCCGCCGGGTGCGACCGATCCTATCTCATGTGTGACGGGCGTATTATTCTCGAGGGAAGCGCAGCTGCCGTGAAGCGATATTTCATGTCTCAGTGTCGCCCCTGCGAAGGCTGCGAGGGAGAGCAGATAAGCCGAAAGGGAGTTCTTAATGAGGTGATGGGCCGTGCCAAAAATCAGTAA
- a CDS encoding glutaredoxin domain-containing protein encodes MIKVYSTPTCPWCTKAKEYLTSKGVEFEVVDVAKDREAAMDMVKRTKQMGVPVVQFGDVYIVGFDRTAIDAELAKIGK; translated from the coding sequence ATGATTAAGGTTTATTCAACACCCACGTGTCCCTGGTGCACAAAAGCCAAGGAGTATCTTACTTCAAAAGGCGTAGAATTTGAAGTCGTTGACGTAGCAAAAGATAGAGAAGCCGCTATGGATATGGTAAAAAGAACCAAGCAGATGGGAGTGCCCGTTGTTCAGTTTGGCGATGTATACATTGTAGGTTTTGACAGAACGGCTATTGACGCTGAACTCGCCAAGATAGGAAAGTAA